From the genome of Perca fluviatilis chromosome 8, GENO_Pfluv_1.0, whole genome shotgun sequence:
TAATACCATTAATTAAATAAGCACATAATAGTAAAAAACTAGTAATAGTTAAGAGTTTCTATTAAAGACAGGCAGTGTTCACCCTGGACAAGTCTTAAAACAGTGACTTAGTTTAATACGTACTCAGCAGAAACCTGTAAATGCAGAACAGTAAATAAAGAACTGGAAAGAATAGCAAAGTCATGACTGGTACCTAGAGTGACTAGTCAGTAAAATTTGTTTAGTCATTGAATTGATTAGTAAAATGtagaaataaatgttgatataaCCACCTGAGTGTGTATTAGAAGCTCTGGCATTGAGACAATTTAATAAGCAACAGACAGCACAACATCATAATTAGTATTTAGATGTTAAGAGTTCCATCACACTGCCATACAGTGCAAGAGCATTGGAAAAATTGCAGGCCAACCAATTGTAAACATTGACATTTGATTATAatgttgggttgggaaccatgaggcatattttcttcttctttgagatGAGAGATGTCTGACCCGTCTTTTGACATTGGCAAACCATTTGTCTCTAACTACACCTGAAATGATCGATGCAGTGTCTGACTTGTTACTATTGCCATGTTTCATTGGCAGTATTAGTATTATGTTCACCATATGATAATAATCGTATTATCATTGTCTACATGCTATGGTTTTTCTGCAGGAAGCTTACTGTGAATACCTGCGGACGATCAACTACATATCACGTGCACTTTTGGAGGAAGCTGAGTCACAAAGTAAGATTTAACTAGTAACACATATGACTGAtgggaaaatatatatattgagaTGCTTTACGATAAATATCTAACCTCGTGATTGTTTTGACCCCCCGCCAAATATGCACACCCAAGTCAAAACACTGCATTCATATTAAAAGTAAATACCTATAATAAcaaagagggaggaggggtatggggagaaaaaagaggaggaaaggaggaggaaaggagcaACCTAATTTTATATATGTGTAATgaaatcacacatgcacacatgccaaATGGTCATCTGATATAATGTATCAACGTAGATCCCCCTGCCCTCAGTACAGTGTTGTGGAAGTTTCTTTTTCAGCAGGAGTAAAGTTTTGAaagtttagtaaagtgaaacaaataagacagtcgaagactaaaccaagttaggtttttgtattttattaaaaatatatttgcaaatataggaagaACATAGATTTCACAAAAGACAGCAGCCCAATGTGGAAAAGTTTCttcaatgagtgaacagaaacacCGAGCTTATATGCACAACAAGAAAAAGGGAGTGACAATCACACGTGTTCCGGTCTAAACATGACTTTGTATTTCTCACAGGCaacataaagataaagatacTGCTAAATCTCAAGAGATGTCATGGAGCCACTTCATCTAATCCCCTGTGCCCTACTTTCACCCTGAGGTCACATGCCCCGTACATCTCAGCTGGCAAGGGAGGAACGGATAGGCAGAGAAAGATAGTTTActgtgaccttgtacctttatcggttcaaACAAAGCCCATACGCATTCGTCTCCAGACTTGATGTCTCCAAGTTAGTTAagcagaatcagaatcaacatgtgggaatgagataaactctctTTCACTATTGTGAGAAAATGCAGAGCACAAGTAAAAACATAAGAAGATAAGgaatcatgcttaaatgtaatttttgccattGAAACAGCATATTATGAAACTGGTTATGTTTAATTGACCTGCaagttgagttatttaaacagtaaagaaatatgggtttctttcaaccaaactgcccaaaaataacatggatgcatggatgtacaTTCTATGGATACGACgtccttaataaaaaaaaacaaaaatattattgGATATATTAATTCAATTTTAAGcgtcaaaagcataaaaaaagcgacaaaaacgttgggaacaaagcgccaaaaaaaaagttcatttttcattttgacctggaaggacaacaagttcactgtagacgggaagacaacacaaagggTTAATAAAGTAGACTTGCATTAGGTCGATAATCCATGTGTGATTTTCTGTGTCTGTCCAGCTTCAGAGGAGGGGGACACGGTAGCGGTGGAGGTGGAGCGGATGTTGAGGCTGGCTGAGCAGTGTCTGGAGCGGGCCAAGTCATTTATAGGGAAGAGAGCTTACCCCCCTAACCTCTCTGCGTCCGTCTCCACTTCCCTTTCCTGTTCACCTGGCCAATCAGTGCCCCATCAGAAGGCCCACCTCCCAGCCACCGTTGCTGCAAACTCTGGTGAATGCTTCCCCTCCAATCTGAAGCCTTTCTTTAAACAAACCATTCAATCACTGCTGACTTAGGAGCCTGCCCCAGGGGTCACAAATCAAATGATCCAATGCATAACCACATGATTTTGTTCTTTAAGCCAATCACcactttgtgtctctctgtttcacTTCTGCTGACACAGTCCCTCCATCTGATAGTCCTGTTGACGCAGGGCGTAGAGCAACCAGCCCAACAAAGACCAGTCACCACAGGGTGATGTCAGACGGTAGCGGAGAGCCCCCCCCTTTCCTGCCTCCTGAAGTCTTCCAGAGAATACAAACCGTGGAGTCACAGGACACGAGCAAACAGTAAGGACCGGTTCTTATCAAGGATGGCAAATATTGCACCATTTAGAGACAGATAGCCTTTCTGAAGTAAACAACACAGCAGGGATAGCAGAGATGTTCAAGGACCAGTTGCTTCTAGCAGTGGCGCCGGCAGGATTCTATTTCACACTACGCACAAAAAACGCCGGCCTGCCCGCTTCTTAGAATATttaatgtgtgtgagagtgtgctCCTACCGTACTTTATCATATCATAATGAACAGAtcataaaaatattttactgaagtgttttgtgagagagagagagagagagagagagagagaggtggatgcgctcagagcagacagctgtcagcgAGCCTGTACTGAAATATGAATAACTGATTTATCTGTGTACCATGTAAACATCATATCCCAAATATGATCATAACCGCAATATTCACGTCCATGTTAACACACATGATTAAAATGTGCTAGCTCCGTTGGTGGGTTAAACGCTACTCAGCGTCCATAGCAACTAGTTTAGCTACGGATCGAGTCataaaaatgaactttttgATTAATAGCGAATGGCTTGTTGGTAAAATAACGTATAATTAATGAGAAAATGAGCACTGTgaacagagcagagagcagaacagagCTGCTGTCGGCTGCTGCTCCTGTGTGCATTGTTGATGCATTGTTGTCATTCGATGCGTTGCAAGTCTCACAGAAAACAACTGTACGCTCAGCTTCTAGTTTCCATTTTGAGCACAATGTTTTGAACTGACCAACCAGGtcaaagcagcaaaaaaattCAGTAAATTCAGTTATCTAAAtatatgataaaaaaatattatattgcttgtttgtattttgtgtgtgtttgttctgcaGGGAGCTGACACCCATAGAAGAAGCATCACGTTTAAACCAGAAGTTGAAAGCCAATTATGAAGCTCGTCTGGCAAGGCTCCCACCTGGTCAGGCCTACCAGAAGACATCGTTGgtatgtgagtgagtgagtgagtgagtgagtgagtgagtgagtgagtgagtgagtgagtgagtgagtgagtgtactACTCAGTATCAGGCAATACCCAATAtcaggtatcagaatcagtATTGGGAAGAAAAGAAGTGGCATTGGAACGTCTCTACTTCTCTGCTTTAAAAGTGATTAGATTGAGATTGATAAAAGACCATAACATCTACAAGAActgtaactttgtgtgtgtgtgtgtgtgtgtgtttgtgtttgtgtgtgtgagattttaacattaaagcatgtaaacatgttctagtagaaacaaaaaatacaagtatgaacctgaaatccAGTACAATAGGTCTCCTTTGACATTTAGCAGTACTGTAGTTAGTTAAGTACTGTAcaatttctataaaaaaaagatagcCTAGTGTCAAAATAGATCAATACATTGTTACATTGTTACATTGTTTGAGCATCCGCATTTGGACACAGCTAAATCAGGGAAGTTCAACATTGTCCCAACCTcactcaaccattttttttatttgtccattgttgtCCACAGACATAACGCTCTAAGATTACGGTACTTAGTTTGTTCAGTGTGTTTATTGATTAGTTCAAAGGAAAAGCTAAGTCAGCAGCCAGTTCCTTAAACGTCACATAGGTTACATGTGAGTGTACAATTGAAGGGAAAAACGTAATTGCTCTCATTATAGTTTTCtcaacttaacccttgtgttgacttgggttcaaattgacccgttttaaatttttgttttatatcataaaatatgggacgtagaaataagcgctgaaaatgtgtagaagaaaaattttacaatttaaaacgttggaaaaagcaaaaactttttcaaggttgacgggaagacaacacaagggaagCAAGCAGCCTAAACATACATTTGGTGCATGCATGTTTCTTCTCAAAAGTAGTCCTTTTGAAAAGAAAGTGTGTTGGAACATGTGTCGTacgtgcttttattttggactTCTTTTAGTGTTTCCGCTCTGGTATCTACGTTAGCTTGACGCATCTTGTTGACGATGAATGGATACCTGAGTGAAGGGAAAGTTGGCTGTGTAGAGACCTCTGGACCACAAGGGTTATTTAAGGCTAGCTGTAGTTAGATAACGTCTCAGCTTAAAGGCACAACTTCACCTACTCTCTTAACTGCACTACTCCTCGTATTCATGTCTTTGGTGAAAACTATCTCcagtcagaaaaaaaagatggtaACGTTAAGCGAAAGACACGACATTTAATTTTGAATGCGAAGTAGACGTTTTGTTAATTGCAAGCTAACATTTTCAAATCCCAATATCAATTAAATGTTCTGTTGGAggtatttaaattaattaacttgTCATTCAGATACGGAAAATATTTCGGCGTCAAGTGGAGCTCCGTGCTTACTGGAGGAAACTAAAGGCGTTTGTAAAGGTAAAGTCATATTAAGCgaaggtagctaacgttagctgattAACGTCACGTAGGGAACGTCACGCTCAACTCCTTACAAAAGTCTTTgaagttttcatttttttcttctgcgtAATGTCCTATAATTCAACCAGTAGAGGAGGAGCACCGTTAATTGAAAACGTCACAACATTAATTGCATGTTTCatataaacaaaataacatttagaGACTTCTTGTTTCCCCTGGTAATAAGCTAAACAATTCACATATTGATACAGCTCTACATAATATTTGTCCTTGGTCATATTTTATTGCATGAATGCATGTAATAATGGCCTCTCTTTTCTTATCAATGCAGACGCTCTGTCTCCAGCGGCAGATGACGGAGAACCTCATTATTGCCAAAGCCAGGCAGGATGCTGTATCCTTGTAATGTCaccttgtgtctctgtctttgtttgttaTGGGTGCTGCTTTGTTCATCAGAAGTTActgtaggagccacatattgtaggttgtttatggtctcatttatattgTTTGTTGATTGTTGCGTTTTCATGGCGGTTTGAGTGGAAGTGAttatatgtttgtttgcttcacctgtgcccctgtttttttgggctttgacagagagggggtgagcCTGGGAGCGAATACTTATTGTTGACCGCAGCACGCCGAATTAACGCAATTATTTCTACTCACCAGGTAACCattacatttggtaactgcagtgctAAGTGTATTTGACgtgtggaagaagaagaagaaaatcatTGCAACACAATCTCGAGCGCGTCACAGTGTGCATCTCTGTGTTTAGTCCCTCGCAgcagcactttgttggactgcttacagccgCAATAATTATTATGATAAAATGCCTTTGTTTTAAACTTAAAGACACCATCGCTTACAGCTGATCCATGTGAGGACTATGATGTTTGGAGGTTTCCTTAATGTTGGTCGCAACATTAGCTTCAGAGGAAGATGGAGGAGAGAAGACTAAGGCTACAAGAGGAGGCCAACAGGTATGCCCCGAAAACCCAAACAAACGCACTGAATCAGGTTAAAACTTGAGTCTGTTTTTAGGTTCGGCCTTCATTCTTCCAAGCTACAGTTGGTAACATGTAGACTGTATTAAACTAGGTTGGTAACTGTtataaaaaaatcacttttgtcatatttgctcaaACTGTCACTATATCCAGACAGTACTACATCAGTGAGCTATtctgtgaaaaaagtcatgttcCTCTGCCTTCTCCTGTTATATTTATTACTTGACACTTATGAAATATGACAAATTATTTTATGAAAGTAACCTACTGGACCTTTTaacccccccacaaaaaaaaaaaaaaaaaaaaaaaaaaaaaattttttttttttgtttggttgggggggtgggtttttttttgtggtgtgtcGTTttagtctgtgtctgtgtaaaatactgtaaactAGGGTTAGATGTTTGCTTAGTCGACATGTAAAATGTATCTATAAAAGACATACAGATTTATAAGGTTATTTCCCCCTACGTTAGTTCCTTCCAGCGTTTCTTAAACTTTGAAATTAAATTGATGTGCGTACAGACTTGTAGTGCTCCATAAAGAGCCTGTGCTATTATCGGTTTGTGTTGCTATCTAAGAGTAAATCACTCAATAAATTCTCAGAAAGGGTTCAGCCAGTTTTGGAAATCATTTAAAGCCACACGGTTTTAAAGATGGTTTATAGTCACCAAAAATACCCACTCAAAAATCACAAAGAGAAGGAGAACTCTGTTTAAAAATTATGCATTTTAACAGTGCCTAAATTAAGTTGTATAGGAAGTGAGATATGAtagtacatatatatgtatatgacaTTCAATTTTGCATCAACACAGATGTGTGAAATAAATCGGCATGTCCTTCCTCTGTTATTTGTGCTTAGTTCAGTGGTCAAGGCagtaaactgtataccttcttattttacattttataggcAATAAAGAAAATGCCAATCAAATTAGCCTGTGTAGTAATTGTAATCTGAGATACAATATTGGCTTTTTACACTAAATCCATAAAGATGCAGGTTTCATATTGTGGTTACTCAATGAagataataacaaaaaaagcgAGTGACTattaatatcacacacactcatgagGGTGATACTTTCAAGGTTGGCAAGTACAGTGTACCTGCAGTTATGGATGTATGTAaatttgttctgtgtgtttgtcatcACAGGAGATTTGCAGCATCTGGGGCAATGACTGCAGAGGAGCAAGAGCAGCGTGTTCTTTATACAAATGTACTGGAATATGAGCAAGACCATGTAAGTTTGCGAGTGATCACCATAAATATGTCAAAACTAACGGAAGATGCCATTACAAGTAACCAGAGTGCAAAGTGATACCTTGAGTAGATGTAGTTGCCAACAAGTATTTTGATACTTTTCTGTCTCTTTAGGATTGGCCCAAACTGTGGAAAGCCAACATGAGGAAGAATCCTGATGATGTCGCATTAGTGTCAGGTCTAGTCTCCTACCTGCTCAGGTAACTGACTGCAACAAGAGGGTTTTAAATGTAGTttaaggcagagatcttcaacagggggtccagggCCCCTAGGGAgccctcagagttactgcaggggggccaccacattattgttaaatttttgacagtttttcattacagaaaaatactttgcacatctaTAATGCGAGACAGGTGCATCAAAGGGGGATAAGTAGGTCAGAAGTTGCAATGAAACTCCCGCACACTGTataacttgcaaaaaataaatgtaatagtgGGCAACGTTAATAGTATTATAGTAACTACTACTATTATAAAATCataccaacaattattttacagtaatagcttagtattctatgcactaaaaaattatgtataaaggctttaggctgcccacaTGTTATTGTATACACACTTGAATCAAATAATTATATAACAAagatgtgtttgtgtacacataGTATATGTGTTTGTTCCAGTCTTCCTAGCCCTAAATTGGTCAAGCATCCTAACAGCGAAAACACACTGGGCGCTAAGTGTAGCGTACAGCCCATGTAGCGTAGATACGTGTCTGAAGTATTTCTACACGCCGGTCACAAAGCGATCcttctgatatatatatatatatatatatatatatatatatatatatatatatatatctccgaTAGGAGACAGGATGAGTGgggaaaactgtgtgtgtgtctcaccctctctctgtccgtcggtctctctctctgtgcgccTGATAGTGTCTCgctgtgagaagtcaagacagccaaaatcaccaacgtgggtgttttattttaaaatgttttatttttgtaaagtcTCCGGCTGCACTGTATGTGATTACTCGTGGCATCCCTACTTTCTATACGTTTTATATTTGCACAGCTATGTGATGCTGTCATCACACTATTTGTAACAGGACATTCAGTATTTTCAGGCCAAATGTGGGTTGACTAACATTTGTACTGTGTCCTCAGCCGGTCTGACCACCCAGTGGTGAAGCTGCTGAGGAAACACCAGTACCGGGTTTACAACAGGCTCTACCCTATCGTCAGTAAACGCCTCCCCCAGAGTCCTGCCCTGCCATTGAGGTCTTCTCGCAGCACTCACAACCTGCTTCATCCAGGTAGGACCAGAGCCAGGTGTTTGTGAGGTGGGTTGATCCGGGAAAAGACTGGCTTCACACTTACCTTTTTTAATTATCTCTGCTTCTGTCTATTTGTGTTCTGTATAAAATGtcttttgaacattaaagcatattctagtagaaacacaaaatacatgaaTAGTATGAATCTGAAAACGGTATACGGTATAGGTCtcctttaaaacatttattgtgTAAAAATGATATCGATCATACAGATAGCCAGACGAAGCCAACCAGGGGCAGTAGCGTTGGTGGCCAGAGCTTCAGCACTGGCTCGTCGCTCTCCCCCTCGCTCTCTCACGACCGCCACGCAAACTTTGACGATAAGGAAGGGGAGGAGCCTCATGCACAGGTGACGGTGGATCGGGAGAACTCGTTTGAAGACCTGGAGCAG
Proteins encoded in this window:
- the vps9d1 gene encoding VPS9 domain-containing protein 1 isoform X1 → MTGHKEEEERRRRRRSIRIMATADSGAKPLQNAMKMAKVAIQLDGENKHQEAYCEYLRTINYISRALLEEAESQTSEEGDTVAVEVERMLRLAEQCLERAKSFIGKRAYPPNLSASVSTSLSCSPGQSVPHQKAHLPATVAANSVPPSDSPVDAGRRATSPTKTSHHRVMSDGSGEPPPFLPPEVFQRIQTVESQDTSKQELTPIEEASRLNQKLKANYEARLARLPPGQAYQKTSLTLCLQRQMTENLIIAKARQDALQRKMEERRLRLQEEANRRFAASGAMTAEEQEQRVLYTNVLEYEQDHDWPKLWKANMRKNPDDVALVSGLVSYLLSRSDHPVVKLLRKHQYRVYNRLYPIVSKRLPQSPALPLRSSRSTHNLLHPDSQTKPTRGSSVGGQSFSTGSSLSPSLSHDRHANFDDKEGEEPHAQVTVDRENSFEDLEQFLTQLDWAPLYGSTDDTGSDSELGCDPSMQPEQDEGNLQEMEMRALTEHLKAVVKDIHIAIDQLLSLCLLSFECLNTASSKDLCLVSIEEAFFTPLWSALLALFRRVHREKEQAFEKSMKLYCDVSPGDVGVPLKLFPEDPGALQGSYPYESAVQELKLLIKDCCPQRKLECIVRTLRLICACAEDYRCLHDVDSTPKTAAIGADDLLPILSFVALRCQCPQLVSECAALEEFIHEGYLIGEEGYCLTSMQSALAYVESLYTEETPLPAESPI
- the vps9d1 gene encoding VPS9 domain-containing protein 1 isoform X2, with protein sequence MATADSGAKPLQNAMKMAKVAIQLDGENKHQEAYCEYLRTINYISRALLEEAESQTSEEGDTVAVEVERMLRLAEQCLERAKSFIGKRAYPPNLSASVSTSLSCSPGQSVPHQKAHLPATVAANSVPPSDSPVDAGRRATSPTKTSHHRVMSDGSGEPPPFLPPEVFQRIQTVESQDTSKQELTPIEEASRLNQKLKANYEARLARLPPGQAYQKTSLTLCLQRQMTENLIIAKARQDALQRKMEERRLRLQEEANRRFAASGAMTAEEQEQRVLYTNVLEYEQDHDWPKLWKANMRKNPDDVALVSGLVSYLLSRSDHPVVKLLRKHQYRVYNRLYPIVSKRLPQSPALPLRSSRSTHNLLHPDSQTKPTRGSSVGGQSFSTGSSLSPSLSHDRHANFDDKEGEEPHAQVTVDRENSFEDLEQFLTQLDWAPLYGSTDDTGSDSELGCDPSMQPEQDEGNLQEMEMRALTEHLKAVVKDIHIAIDQLLSLCLLSFECLNTASSKDLCLVSIEEAFFTPLWSALLALFRRVHREKEQAFEKSMKLYCDVSPGDVGVPLKLFPEDPGALQGSYPYESAVQELKLLIKDCCPQRKLECIVRTLRLICACAEDYRCLHDVDSTPKTAAIQLPNGHLEDHSISK